The Oxalobacteraceae bacterium OTU3CINTB1 genome includes a window with the following:
- a CDS encoding type II secretion system F family protein, giving the protein MPQYFYRAMDAGGQISPGNMDAANEPDLELRLHRMGLDLIDCRVSRAKVVALKRVITRRDLINFCFHMEQLTGAGVPILEGLNDLRESIDHPRFREMITGLIENIEGGQQLSAALAAYPEVFDLTFTSLITAGEQSGKLAEVFKNLSESLKWQDELASQTKKIVMYPAAVGVFVTAVTFFLMIYLVPQLTSFVKNMGNTLPLHTKALIFVSNIFIDYWYVLVAVPLIAFFVGRAWLARSEQARYAADGFKLRVWMIGPVLHKIILARFATFFAMMYGSGITILECIRLSEGIVGNRVVAAGLRRAGQLISEGQGITAAFQHTGIFPPLVIRMLKVGETTGALDGALRNVSYFYNREVKEMIEKVQAMIEPAMTVILGVMVGWIMLSVMGPIYDTISKIRT; this is encoded by the coding sequence ATGCCCCAATACTTCTACCGCGCGATGGACGCCGGCGGCCAGATCTCGCCCGGCAACATGGACGCCGCCAACGAGCCGGACCTGGAGCTGCGCCTGCACCGCATGGGCCTGGACCTGATCGACTGCCGCGTCTCGCGCGCCAAGGTCGTGGCGTTGAAACGCGTCATCACCCGCCGCGACCTGATCAACTTCTGCTTCCACATGGAACAGCTGACCGGCGCCGGCGTGCCCATCCTCGAAGGCTTGAACGACCTGCGTGAAAGCATCGACCACCCGCGCTTCCGCGAGATGATCACCGGCCTGATCGAAAACATCGAGGGGGGCCAGCAACTGTCGGCCGCCTTGGCCGCGTATCCGGAAGTGTTCGACCTGACCTTCACCAGCCTGATCACCGCAGGCGAGCAAAGCGGCAAGCTGGCCGAGGTCTTCAAGAACCTGTCGGAAAGCCTGAAGTGGCAGGACGAGCTGGCCTCGCAGACCAAAAAGATCGTCATGTACCCCGCCGCCGTGGGCGTATTCGTCACCGCCGTCACCTTCTTCCTGATGATCTACCTGGTGCCGCAGCTGACGTCCTTCGTCAAAAACATGGGCAACACCCTGCCGCTGCACACCAAGGCGCTGATTTTCGTCTCCAACATCTTCATCGATTACTGGTACGTGCTGGTGGCGGTGCCGCTGATCGCCTTCTTCGTCGGCCGCGCCTGGCTGGCGCGCAGCGAGCAGGCGCGCTACGCCGCCGACGGCTTCAAGCTGCGCGTCTGGATGATCGGCCCGGTGCTGCACAAGATCATCCTGGCCCGCTTCGCCACCTTCTTCGCGATGATGTACGGCTCCGGCATCACCATCCTCGAATGCATCCGCCTGTCCGAAGGCATCGTCGGCAACCGCGTGGTCGCGGCCGGCCTGCGCCGCGCCGGCCAGCTGATCTCCGAGGGCCAGGGCATCACGGCGGCGTTCCAGCACACCGGCATCTTCCCGCCGCTGGTGATCCGCATGCTCAAGGTCGGCGAGACCACCGGCGCGCTCGACGGCGCGCTGCGCAACGTCAGCTACTTCTACAACCGCGAAGTCAAGGAGATGATCGAGAAGGTGCAGGCGATGATAGAGCCGGCCATGACCGTGATCCTCGGCGTGATGGTCGGCTGGATCATGCTGTCGGTGATGGGCCCGATTTACGACACGATCAGCAAGATCAGAACCTGA
- the tadA gene encoding Flp pilus assembly complex ATPase component TadA — protein MAEHAKLPLGKLLIQKGVISEDQLRIALIEQKRSNEPLGKLLITLGFVTEATVRMALSENLNQQSADLTSLVVDAIALKLIPKEVAKRYRVFPIVYERQTDNLILAMSDTSNIVALDQISAMLVKGITISPLLVNESDISRAIDQYYGFELSIDGILHEIETGEVNYASLGTTSDEYSQPMVRLMDAILADAVQNSASDIHFEPEQSFLRIRYRIDGILRQIRSLHKSYWPAMAVRLKVMSNMNIAETRAPQDGRISIKFSGRQIDFRASAQPTTHGENFVLRVLDRQKGLVPLDGLGLGEAELSLLKLMIARPDGVILVTGPTGSGKTTTLYSILNHINTESVNIMTLEDPVEYPMNMIRQTSVNESAKMGFAEGIRSMMRQDPDIILVGEIRDKETAEMAFSAAMTGHQVYSTLHTNSAIGSIPRLLDIGVVPDIMAGNIIGIIAQRLVRKLCTACREPHIADDVERRLLGLPETAGPQTLYRAVGCDHCAHQGYKGRIAIIELLKMTPALDEMVARRASSRELKTAAANSGFHSLIDDGVRRVLEGVTTLEEVGRVVDLTERLAN, from the coding sequence ATGGCAGAACACGCAAAACTCCCGCTCGGCAAACTGCTGATCCAAAAAGGCGTCATCAGCGAAGACCAGCTGCGCATCGCGCTGATCGAGCAAAAACGCAGCAACGAGCCGCTGGGGAAACTGTTGATCACGCTGGGCTTCGTCACCGAGGCCACGGTGCGCATGGCGCTGTCGGAAAACCTGAACCAGCAAAGCGCCGACCTCACCAGTCTGGTGGTCGACGCCATCGCCCTCAAGCTGATCCCCAAGGAAGTGGCCAAGCGCTACCGCGTGTTCCCGATCGTCTACGAGCGCCAGACCGACAACCTGATCCTGGCCATGTCCGACACCAGCAACATCGTCGCGCTCGACCAGATCAGCGCCATGCTGGTCAAAGGCATCACCATCAGCCCGCTGCTGGTGAACGAATCGGACATCTCGCGCGCCATCGACCAGTACTACGGCTTCGAGCTGTCGATCGACGGCATCCTGCACGAAATCGAAACGGGCGAGGTGAACTACGCCAGCCTGGGCACCACCTCCGACGAGTACAGCCAGCCGATGGTGCGCCTGATGGACGCCATCCTGGCCGACGCCGTGCAAAACAGCGCCTCCGACATCCACTTCGAGCCGGAGCAATCGTTCCTGCGGATCCGCTACCGCATCGACGGCATCCTGCGCCAGATCCGCAGCCTGCACAAATCGTACTGGCCGGCGATGGCCGTGCGCCTCAAAGTCATGTCGAACATGAACATCGCCGAGACGCGCGCGCCGCAGGACGGCCGCATCTCGATCAAATTCTCGGGCCGGCAGATCGACTTCCGCGCCTCGGCGCAGCCGACCACGCACGGCGAGAACTTCGTGCTGCGCGTGCTCGACCGTCAAAAGGGCCTGGTGCCGCTCGACGGCCTGGGCTTGGGCGAGGCCGAACTGAGCCTGCTAAAGCTGATGATCGCCCGCCCCGACGGCGTGATCCTGGTGACCGGTCCGACCGGTTCCGGCAAGACCACCACCCTGTATTCGATCCTGAACCACATCAACACCGAGAGCGTCAACATCATGACGCTGGAAGACCCGGTCGAATATCCGATGAACATGATCCGCCAGACGTCGGTCAACGAATCGGCCAAGATGGGCTTTGCCGAGGGCATCCGCTCGATGATGCGGCAAGACCCCGACATCATCCTGGTCGGCGAGATCCGCGACAAGGAAACCGCCGAGATGGCCTTCTCGGCCGCGATGACCGGCCACCAGGTGTATTCGACCCTGCACACCAACTCGGCGATCGGCTCGATCCCGCGCCTGCTCGACATCGGCGTCGTGCCCGACATCATGGCCGGCAACATCATCGGCATCATCGCCCAGCGTCTGGTGCGCAAGCTGTGCACGGCATGCCGCGAACCGCATATCGCCGACGATGTCGAACGCCGCCTGCTGGGACTGCCGGAGACGGCCGGTCCGCAAACTTTGTACCGCGCGGTCGGCTGCGACCATTGCGCGCACCAGGGCTACAAGGGCCGCATCGCCATCATCGAACTGCTGAAGATGACGCCGGCGCTGGACGAAATGGTGGCGCGCCGCGCCTCCTCGCGCGAGCTGAAGACGGCGGCCGCCAACAGCGGCTTCCACAGCCTGATCGACGACGGCGTGCGCCGCGTGCTCGAAGGCGTGACCACATTGGAAGAAGTTGGACGCGTAGTGGACCTCACCGAAAGGCTGGCCAACTGA